From Tiliqua scincoides isolate rTilSci1 chromosome 2, rTilSci1.hap2, whole genome shotgun sequence, the proteins below share one genomic window:
- the CNOT6 gene encoding CCR4-NOT transcription complex subunit 6 isoform X2 produces MPKEKYDPPDPRRMYTIMSSEEAANGKKSHWAELEISGKVRSLSSSLWSLTHLTALHLSDNSLSRIPSDIAKLHNLVYLDLSSNKIRSLPAELGSMVSLRELHLNNNLLRVLPFELGKLFQLQTLGLKGNPLTQDILNLYQEPDGTRRLLNYLLDNLAGTAKRISTEQPPPRSWIMLQEPDRTRPTALFSVMCYNVLCDKYATRQLYGYCPSWALNWEYRKKAIMQEILSCNADIISLQEVETEQYYSFFLAELKERGYNGFFSPKSRARTMSEQERKHVDGCAIFFKTEKFTLVQKHTVEFNQLAMANSEGSEAMLNRVMTKDNIGVAVLLELRKELIEMSSGKPHPGMDKQLVLVANAHMHWDPEYSDVKLVQTMMFLSEVKNIIDKASRSLKAGASGEHATIPLVLCADLNSLPDSGGLQSDQRRRVVL; encoded by the exons ATGCCCAAAGAAAAGTACGATCCACCTGATCCACGGAGGATGTACACAATTATGTCCTCAGAGGAAGCAGCCAATGGAAAGAAATCACACTGGGCAGAGTTGGAAATAAGTG GGAAAGTAAGAAGCCTAAGTTCATCTTTGTGGTCACTGACCCACCTAACAGCTTTGCATCTCAGTGACAACTCCTTATCCCGTATTCCTTCAGACATTGCCAAGCTTCACAATCTGGTATATTTGGACCTGTCCTCTAATAAAATCCGCAGTTTACCAGCAGAGCTCGGAAGCATGGTGTCACTCAG GGAACTCCATTTAAATAACAACCTGTTACGAGTTCTACCATTTGAGCTGGGAAAACTGTTTCAGTTACAGACATTGGGTTTGAAAG GCAACCCACTTACACAGGATATTCTGAATCTCTATCAGGAACCAGATGGAACAAGAAGGCTACTGAATTATTTGCTTGATAACTTGGCAGGTACTGCAAAAAGAA TTTCAACAGAACAACCACCTCCTAGATCTTGGATTATGTTGCAAGAACCTGACAGAACAAGACCAACAG CCCTGTTTTCTGTCATGTGTTACAATGTCCTCTGTGATAAATATGCTACTCGGCAGCTATATGGTTATTGCCCATCCTGGGCGTTGAACTGGGAATACAGGAAAAAGGCTATTATGCAGGAGATCTTAAGCTGCAATGCTGACATCATAAGTCTTCAG GAGGTTGAAACTGAACAGTACTACAGTTTTTTCTTAGCAGAATTGAAGGAACGTGGGTACAATGGATTCTTCAGTCCAAAATCTAGAGCTAGGACAATGTCTGAACAAGAAAGAAAGCATGTTGATGGTTGTGCAATATTTTTCAAGACAGAAAA gttcaCTTTGGTTCAAAAGCATACTGTTGAATTTAATCAACTGGCTATGGCAAACTCAGAAGGATCTGAAGCAATGCTGAACAGAGTAATGACAAAAGATAACATTGGAGTTGCTGTGTTGCTAGAGCTACGAAAGGAATTAATAGAAATGTCAT CTGGCAAGCCACATCCTGGAATGGACAAACAGCTAGTTCTTGTAGCAAATGCACACATGCACTGGGACCCAGAGTATTCTGATGTGAAGCTAGTTCAGACCATGATGTTCCTTTCTGAGGTAAAGAACATCATTGACAAGGCTTCTCGTAGTCTCAAAGCTGGTGCTTCAGGAGAACATGCAACCATTCCTCTTGTTCTGTGTGCAGATCTAAATTCTCTACCAGATTCCG GTGGCCTGCAGTCTGATCAGCGCAGACGGgtagtgctttga